The genomic segment atgacctacaaggaacccatggtgtccatgtaccacttgcttcggaactgacctcggatcacgagcccataactaggccacatctttaccccctgtcaaatgtgcctttttcattatatatatatatatatatatatatatatatatatatatatatattgtttttcaTCACAATGTGTTTCTCTCCTTATTTCCAGTTCATAAGTGAATATGGAATAGGATCAGTCAACATTATTAAAGTCAAGAGCACAAGGCCCCATGCCACAAATCAATCAAGACTCAACAAATCAGCTCATCAATCAATATGAACATGAAATCATCTCAATCACAAGAAGAATATATATTAACTCCTTCCTTCTCATATCACAACAATTCCACATCAGGTTCAGTACATAAAATAAGGGCGACCAACccacataatcaatcaatcaataccAGCCTTGGAATTTCCAACCAGActtcatgtccgaagacctatacatgctttctcccatcaattttattacatatacattcaaataatcaaagtctaactcaagtagaccgtaacctacctcaaagccgaactggaacaatgcaatcactccgcagtagctttccctttttgcaaAGCTTCAGAACATTCAAATTCTGGCAATCATAACACTAATTGAGTAATAGATCATCTActcaaaccaacaacaattggggaagagAAATCAACTACTTCTACCAATTTCAAttgggtgaactatcactaagtgtgaatttatcataaaatCAACCCTAACTATCATACTATTcccattcatgggttttctaattcATTCATCCCCTTTCAAACAGTTTTTAGGCTAAAGTTTCCttttttattggaaccctaagTTTCAATCAACAATTTCCACCAttaataatcaaattctcattctaggaagtgataatctatactcctagatgattaaacaacaataaaatcaacaactcattcattattcaagggtttCATAAATTCTTGGTTTCTAACCCTTCAATTCACCATCAAAGAACCTTAGATGATGTAGGGacttaagatgattatggaatGAAAGAAGATAaaggttgagacttaccttgatgAAGAGTGGTTCCGTAGCCTTAGAAAAATCGCCTTAATATTTCTTGGGAAttatttttggtgttatgtggggaatgggttcgAAATATGGAATATAAAACACAGTTTTtgcctcccgtcgaccgctgtAGCAGTCGACGTTCGCTACGGCGGTCCCACTATAACGAGAATggtcccgctatggcggacctcattTAATTTCCCCATTTCCAAGTGGCGACCCTCACCTCGCTATGGCGGACACGCTACACCGGTAATACCGCCGCTGCAGCCTTCCAAATCAACCAATGAGCTCTGGTTTTTCACcagtttttcacccaaaatcccaacaccaatctGAGGCCGTACAGACGCAAACCAAACACgcaaatatacataaaagaacGCTATGgactcactcgtggcctcaaaattcccagtGGAGGTCTAATTTACCAAGTGACCCCCCAGATGAACATACCGCAAGTTTCAAACAATGCGCAACAACAAACAAATCAAGTTTCAGTTTTTAGATTTCTAACTCTTTGAGCTCTCATTAAGCCCATTTCTATTCTCAGGAATGTACtagcaagggtaaaatggtcaaagctcccataacgacctagcgggtcattacatcaataccaattaaacaaccgttcatCCCCTAATAGACAAGGAAggaaaacaagggaaaaggtACCCGACTCagtgaaaagctggggataaTTATTACGTATATCTGATttagtctcccaagtagcttgCTTAACAGGGCGgttcttccactgaaccttcacTGTTGCAATCTCCTTGGACCTTAACTTACGAACCtctctatctagaatagcaacaGGCTCTTCCAAGTTCTCATCTAACAATACTAAACCCTAACGAATAATAAAAGAACCATCACCATGATATCTCTTCAACATAGAAACATGAACCACTGGATTAACGCCAGACAAACCTGggggcaaagccaactcataggctgCCTCCCCCAAATAGCTAAGAATCTCGAAGGGACCGATGAACCTaggactgagctttcccttctttccaaacctcatcacacccttcgtGGGTGAGACATTCAACAAAACTTGCTCCCCAgccatgaactcaagatctcgaACCTTTCGGTCAGCATACTCcttttgtctactctgagccGCAAGAGCCTTTCCTAAATCACCTTAACCTTATCTAATGACTCTCTCAAAAGGTCAGTAGCCCATGGCCTTACTTCAaacgcatcaaaccacccaataggagatctacatctcctccCATAAAGAGTCTCAAATGGGGCCATATCAATGCTTAAGTGGTAACTATTACTATATGCAAACTTtgccaatggtaagaactgatcccaatggccACCGAAATCAATCATACAAGCTCGAAGCATATCCTCTGGAACCTGAATCATTCGCTCAGAGTGACTATCTGTCTG from the Lycium ferocissimum isolate CSIRO_LF1 chromosome 11, AGI_CSIRO_Lferr_CH_V1, whole genome shotgun sequence genome contains:
- the LOC132038528 gene encoding uncharacterized protein LOC132038528, which encodes MDFVVGLLKTLAKFDSIWVIIDRFTKSAHLIPVQITYTTQKLAQIYIREIVHLHGTDSHSERMIQVPEDMLRACMIDFGGHWDQFLPLAKFAYSNSYHLSIDMAPFETLYGRRCRSPIGWFDAFEVRPWATDLLRESLDKVKGLVLLDENLEEPVAILDREVRKLRSKEIATVKVQWKNRPVKQATWETKSDIRNNYPQLFTESGTFSLVFLPCLLGDERLFNWY